A genome region from Sebastes umbrosus isolate fSebUmb1 chromosome 22, fSebUmb1.pri, whole genome shotgun sequence includes the following:
- the sb:cb1058 gene encoding neurofilament medium polypeptide, whose translation MAIGKNSRKSSVRSSIRAPKFLDKSSGFYGRLDEPEAVGDGEEVRGKEVEERWNGTEDSIGEGGVASSPSPSPSVVPVSGAEEREEVEAFDLNEGMMEDDGETLLQRKPSRRSSRWRRSSRRKQKEGRAEGDVARDERPGLGTESPVEPPVLEVMIEVEMEKVKKMEGENGKELVHFAIREEADDQVLIRDKKRGREEEEEEGEEERRMKREQEEGMKEVKRNTVKNYRKALDRAFRRGWEAFITNLYSVTLAPVTSSSPPPSSSSPSSKKKQQHNAVLAEFR comes from the exons atgGCAATTGGCAAGAACTCCAGGAAAAGCTCCGTGCGGAGCTCCATCCGGGCCCCAAAGTTTCTGGACAAATCCAGCGGCTTCTACGGTCGCCTTGATGAGCCAGAGGCCGTTGGAGAcggagaggaggtgaggggaAAAGAAGTAGAGGAGAGGTGGAACGGGACGGAGGACAGCATCGGAGAAGGGGGAGTCGCGAGCAGCCCGAGCCCGAGCCCGAGTGTGGTGCCCGTTTCTGGGGcagaagagagggaagaagtCGAGGCGTTTGACCTCAACGAAGGGATGATGGAAGACGACGGGGAGACTCTCCTCCAGAGGAAACCCAGCCGccgcagcagcaggtggagaaGAAGCTCCAGGAGGAAGCAGAAGGAGGGGAGAGCCGAAGGGGATGTGGCCCGGGATGAGAGGCCCGGCCTGGGCACGGAGAGTCCAGTTGAGCCGCCTGTCCTGGAGGTGATGATCgaggtggagatggagaaggtgaagaagatggagggagagaatgGGAAGGAGCTTGTTCACTTCGCGATTCGGGAGGAGGCGGACGACCAGGTCCTCATCAGAGACAAGAAGagggggagagaagaagaggaggaggagggagaggaggagaggaggatgaagagggagcaggaggaggggatgaaggaggtgaagaggaaCACGGTGAAGAATTACCGCAAG GCCTTGGACCGAGCCTTTCGTCGCGGCTGGGAGGCCTTCATCACCAACCTCTACAGCGTCACGCTCGCACCTGTGACATCATCCTCACCgccgccttcttcttcttcgccttCGTCGAAAAAGAAACAGCAGCACAACGCTGTGTTGGCTGAGTTTCGGTAG